One window of the Flavobacteriaceae bacterium YJPT1-3 genome contains the following:
- a CDS encoding CsgG/HfaB family protein: MSQLYRLGIFSLLFTLSACGAFFNQPFQQQEARIGETTGNGDLLKSLPEATEPVYVAVYNFRDQTGQYKAVENGSTFSTAVTQGSTTILIKALEDSKWFKPVERENLSNLSTERNIIRNTTEEYIKNRNPNVPPLPALKFAGMILEGGIISYDTNIITGGAGARYFGAGGSARYRQDRITIYLRAVSTNSGEILNTVYVSKTILSQAIDANFFRFVKFQRLLEAETGVTQNEPVQLAVQDAIEAAVYSLIMEGIEDGLWSAKGGREVNNELVSTYNLEKSVDQSTRLFEREFMEAKYKNSFDFSLGATLLDADFSKKGIGPMAKIGYTRQLNKFLGINLNAGIMQFRTGTSYENFFGSADLNAVIKLLPNDTFAPYIYAGGGIIVDGTYSDDNVLGISSESTDAKFQYGAGVEYMLNDRLGFRAYAEHNVTINDQLDKLVNGKRDDYYFNFGVGLNYYFGLKDKPQQQPGEVAVETIQQ; the protein is encoded by the coding sequence ATGTCCCAACTTTACCGATTAGGAATTTTTTCCTTACTCTTTACCCTGAGTGCATGTGGTGCATTCTTCAATCAACCTTTTCAACAGCAGGAGGCAAGAATAGGCGAAACTACCGGGAATGGAGATCTTCTAAAAAGCTTACCCGAAGCCACAGAACCCGTTTATGTTGCAGTCTACAACTTCAGAGACCAAACCGGGCAATACAAGGCTGTGGAGAATGGAAGTACCTTCAGTACGGCGGTCACCCAGGGAAGCACAACCATATTAATTAAAGCCCTGGAAGACTCTAAATGGTTTAAGCCGGTAGAGCGGGAAAATTTGAGTAACCTGTCCACGGAGCGTAATATTATCCGGAATACAACCGAAGAGTACATCAAAAATAGAAATCCGAACGTACCTCCACTGCCCGCACTCAAATTTGCAGGGATGATCCTCGAAGGGGGGATTATCAGTTATGATACCAACATTATTACGGGTGGTGCCGGAGCCCGGTATTTTGGTGCCGGAGGTTCCGCACGGTACCGCCAAGATCGTATCACTATCTATCTGAGAGCAGTATCTACCAACAGTGGTGAGATTCTGAATACGGTTTATGTCTCCAAAACGATCTTATCTCAGGCTATTGATGCAAACTTTTTTCGTTTTGTGAAATTTCAGCGCTTACTGGAGGCTGAAACCGGAGTCACTCAGAATGAGCCTGTTCAACTAGCGGTTCAGGATGCTATTGAAGCGGCTGTTTATTCGCTGATCATGGAAGGGATCGAAGATGGACTCTGGTCGGCCAAAGGAGGACGCGAAGTCAACAACGAACTGGTAAGCACCTACAATCTGGAAAAATCTGTGGATCAAAGCACCCGCTTATTTGAGCGTGAATTTATGGAGGCAAAATACAAGAATAGTTTTGACTTCTCTTTGGGTGCTACTCTTCTTGATGCTGATTTCAGTAAGAAAGGAATTGGTCCAATGGCTAAAATTGGCTACACCAGACAACTGAATAAATTTTTGGGAATCAACCTGAATGCCGGAATCATGCAATTTAGAACAGGCACCAGCTATGAAAATTTCTTTGGCAGCGCTGATCTGAATGCGGTTATTAAATTGTTGCCCAACGACACGTTCGCTCCTTATATCTACGCTGGAGGTGGAATCATCGTAGATGGGACCTATAGCGACGATAATGTTTTAGGGATCAGTAGTGAAAGCACTGATGCCAAATTTCAATATGGAGCCGGGGTGGAGTATATGCTCAATGACCGTCTCGGATTTAGAGCCTATGCAGAACACAACGTCACCATCAACGACCAATTGGATAAGCTGGTCAACGGAAAGCGGGATGATTACTACTTCAATTTTGGTGTAGGGCTTAATTATTATTTTGGATTAAAAGATAAACCACAGCAGCAGCCAGGAGAGGTTGCAGTTGAAACGATACAGCAATGA
- a CDS encoding carboxypeptidase-like regulatory domain-containing protein yields the protein MMTTNKLYSRVFGTLLSALLLMSCSEDTIDENGIGSLEGTVVAQGSNEPLGQVKISTNPSSASVFTNSEGEFRIPNIQSGDYAVQAELTGFLTSFESVNIIADETSSVIIEMAVNQSNNQAPDVPELFTPEDGDTDLLSTANFVWSDASNDNDQITYTLELRNSTTNEIQNFNVVQDTTLTVNNLTLGSTYFWQVTAADPFNEGVSSDISQFGTFQSPSNPFFFVREIDGNSVIFSGSEDEDDDDDEDTSNELQLTSTTTNSFNPRRNRDVNKVAFLRSVGGNIQLFTMNVNGTDVRQLTTSIPVSGFRNDEINIAWADGGSKIYYPNFDRLYSINSSGGGLQSVYQTTDGSLISEVAVPDFDPDLLVIKTNNINGYDVRIFTYRISTGTEETVILEGVNGAAGGIDITANADRVLYSRDLSGSENNQYRRFQSRLFEYDLNTNLVTEVDTGADPGFNDLKSRFSPNEASYIYERVANNVGAAPNLFITDQGDTQASRNVFQVAGQPDWE from the coding sequence ATGATGACAACCAATAAATTGTACAGCCGAGTTTTTGGTACGCTCCTGTCAGCCCTACTTCTGATGAGCTGTAGTGAAGACACCATTGATGAAAACGGAATTGGTTCACTGGAAGGAACTGTAGTTGCTCAGGGATCCAACGAACCTTTGGGTCAAGTGAAAATAAGTACTAATCCTTCGTCTGCAAGTGTTTTTACCAATAGTGAAGGAGAATTTCGAATTCCTAACATTCAAAGTGGGGATTATGCGGTTCAGGCAGAGTTAACTGGTTTTTTAACCAGCTTTGAATCGGTCAATATTATCGCTGATGAAACCAGTAGCGTGATTATCGAAATGGCAGTCAACCAGTCGAACAATCAGGCTCCTGATGTGCCGGAACTCTTCACTCCTGAAGATGGAGATACTGATCTGCTGTCGACGGCTAATTTTGTCTGGTCGGATGCCTCTAATGATAATGACCAAATCACGTATACGCTCGAATTGCGCAATAGTACTACCAACGAAATCCAGAATTTCAATGTGGTTCAAGATACTACCCTTACCGTGAATAACCTCACATTGGGCTCTACCTATTTCTGGCAGGTTACCGCGGCTGATCCTTTTAATGAAGGAGTGTCCAGCGATATCAGTCAGTTTGGAACTTTTCAGTCGCCAAGTAATCCCTTCTTCTTTGTACGGGAGATCGATGGCAACAGTGTTATCTTTTCCGGGTCGGAAGATGAGGATGACGACGATGATGAAGATACTAGCAATGAATTACAACTTACCAGTACAACCACGAATAGCTTTAACCCCAGACGGAATAGAGACGTCAATAAAGTCGCTTTTCTGAGATCGGTAGGAGGAAATATTCAGCTATTTACCATGAATGTCAATGGAACGGATGTTCGTCAATTGACAACGAGTATTCCGGTATCCGGCTTCAGAAATGACGAGATCAACATCGCCTGGGCAGATGGCGGAAGTAAGATTTACTATCCTAACTTTGATCGTTTATATTCCATCAATAGTTCGGGTGGCGGACTCCAATCGGTTTATCAAACCACTGACGGAAGTCTGATTAGTGAAGTAGCCGTGCCTGATTTTGATCCGGATTTGTTAGTGATCAAAACGAATAATATCAATGGCTATGATGTTCGTATATTCACTTATCGAATCAGCACTGGCACTGAGGAAACCGTCATTTTAGAGGGGGTGAATGGCGCCGCCGGTGGTATAGATATTACGGCGAACGCAGACCGGGTACTGTACTCCAGAGACCTAAGCGGTTCTGAAAACAATCAGTATCGACGATTCCAGAGCCGTCTTTTTGAATACGATTTGAATACGAACTTGGTGACTGAGGTGGATACAGGGGCCGACCCCGGCTTCAACGATCTTAAATCACGGTTTTCACCTAATGAGGCATCTTATATTTACGAGCGGGTAGCCAACAATGTTGGAGCGGCACCCAACCTATTCATTACCGATCAAGGTGACACTCAAGCGTCAAGAAATGTCTTTCAGGTCGCCGGTCAACCGGACTGGGAATAG